The Kribbella sp. HUAS MG21 genome includes the window AGCAAACAGTCGAACAGGCCGCCGCCGGCAACCGCGCCCACTGACCCGCCCGCCGCACCAGTCCACACCCGCCGACGCCTGCCGCGTCCGCCGACGCCTGCCGCGTCCGCCACGCCAGCCGGCGGCCGGCACACCCCGCGCACCCGGCGGCACGCGTCCACACCGCCGCACCCGTCCGCGCTCATCCGCATCCGGCGGCGAACCCTCCAGTTCAGGGGGCATCCACCGAACTGGAGGGTTGCCCACTGAGAATTTGAGGGGGCAACCCTCCAGTTGGAGGGGCAACCTTGGGCGTTCAGGCGCGGGCCGGCGCCGGGCTGGTCGGGTGCGGGGTGCTCAGCCGGGGGTGTTCGCTGCGTCGCCGAGGCGTTCGGCTGCCGCCGGAGTTCCGGGCTGTCCGGCTGGTTCATCCGGCGATGTCCGCCCGGCCGCTCCGGCCGCTCCGGCTGCTTCGGCGGTCTCGGCTGTCCCGGCCGCCACGGGTGGGACTGGTTGGGTGGCTGGTGTGGGGTCGCCGGGTGGTCCGGTGGGGGTTGCCGGTTTCCGGGTGAGGCGATGGGCCAAGGGCTCGGTGTAGCGGGCGGCGACCGGGCCGAGGATTACCAGGATCAGGACGTACGCCGTGGCCAAGGGGCCGAGGTTCGGTTCGACGCCGACGGCGAGGCCGGCGATGACGATGGAGAATTCGCCGCGGGCCACCAGCGTGCCGCCGGAGCGCCAGCGGCCGGCGGGGGAGATGCCGGCGCGGCGGGCGGCGTACCAGCCGGTGGCCACCTTCGTCAGGGCGGTGAGGACCGCCAGGCCGAACGCGACCGCCAGCACCGGCGGGATCTGCCGCGGGTCCGTGCTCAACCCGAAGAACACGAAGAACACCGCCGCGAACAGGTCCCGCAACGGGCTGAGCAGATTGCGCGCACCATGCGCGACCTCACCCGACAACGCGATCCCGACCAGGAACGCACCCACCGCCGCCGACACCTGCAACTGCTGCGCGATCCCCGCGACCAGCAACGTCAGCCCCAGGACGACGAGCAACAACATCTCCGGGTTGTCGGACGACACCGCCCGGCTGATCACCCGCCCGTACCGCAGCGCGACGAACAGCACCACGCTCACGGTCCCCAGCGAGATCAGCAACGTCATACTTCCGCCGGCCAGGCCGACCCCGGCGAGCAACGCGGTGAGGATCGGCAGGTACACCGCCATCGACAGGTCCTCGAGCACCAGAATCCCAAGGATCACAGGGGTTTCCCGGTTACCGAGCCGCCCGAGATCCCCGACCACCTTCGCGATCACACCCGACGACGAGATCCACGTGACACCCGCCAGCGCGACCGCCGCGACCGGACCCCAGCCGAGCAGCAACGCCACCGCCGCCCCGGGCAACGCGTTCAGCACGAAGTCGACCGCACCCGAGACGTACTGCGTCTTCAGCGTGCCGACCAGATCCGACGCCGTGTACTCGAGCCCGAGCAGCAACAGCAGCAGGATCACACCGATTTCGGCCCCGGTGGCGACGAACTCCTCGCTCGCGGCCAGCGGCAGGATCCCGCCGTGCCCGAACGCCAACCCGGCCAGCAGGTACAACGGGATCGGCGAGAACCCGAGACGCCCGGCGATCCGTCCGAGGATGCCCAGGGCAAGGATGACCGCGCCCAGCTCGATGAGCAGGGCGGTGATGTCTTCGTGCATGCTCAGCCCCCCGCGATCAGCTCGGCCACGGCGTCCACACCTTCACGGGTGCCGACCACGACCAGCGTGTCCCCGGTCGCGAACCGGAAGTCCGGCGTCGGCGACGGCGTCGCCCCGGTACGACGCAGTACCGCGACGATCGAGGCGCCGGTACGGCTGCGCGCCTGGGTGTCGCCGAGCGTGCGGCCGGAGTACGGCGACTTGGCGGTCACCGGGATGTGCTCGGTGACCAGGTCGATCTCGATCTCGCCGCGGACCGGGTCGATCCGCTCCGGTACCAGCAACTGCGCGAGCGCGGCCGCCTCGCTCTGGCCTAAGGGGACCGACGCCTGACACGCGTCGTCGTCCTCCGGATGATGGAAGCCGAGGAACCGGCGCCCGTCGTTGTGCACCACCACCGACACGTGCTGACCGGCCTCGGTGACCAGGTCGTACCGCGTCCCGATCCCCGGCAACGTCGTCTTCGTCGGGTGGTGGTTCATGATGCTCCGATCAATAGCTGGCGTCTGCAACCATTCTCTCAAACCCGGCCAAGCTTGTCCGGACAAGTGATGTGACCTGGGATGCAATCAGCTGCACTGCAACGCGTTGCATAGGTACGCTGCCGGGCATGGCGCTGGAGCACGCGATCCTGGTTTCGCTGACCGAGCGCGCCGGGTCCGGGTACGAGCTGGCCCGGCGGTTCGACCGGTCGATCGGGTACTTCTGGCCGGCGACGCACCAGCAGATCTACCGGGTGCTGCGCCGGATGGAGGAGGCCGGCTGGGTGAAGCACACCGCGATCGCCCAGGACGGCCGCCCGGACAAGAAGGTCTACCGGGTCGCGGCCGCCGGACGTGCGGAGTTGTCGCGCTGGCTCGCCGAGCCGGAGGATCCCGCCGTACTGCGGGACGGCCTGGGCGTGAAGCTCCGCGGCGCCTCGTTGGGGGACGTGGACGTGGTGCTGAAGGAGGTCGAGCGGCACCGGGCCGAGCACGCGACGCGGCTCGAGGTGTACCGCGGCATCCAGCAGCGCGACTTCCCGAAGTCCGGCAGCCTGCACGGCCGGGACCTGCACCAGTACCTCGTCCTGCGCGGCGGGATCCGCGCCGAGGAGTCGTTCGTCGCCTGGTGCGACGAGGTGATCGCCGCCCTCCGAAAGGACCACCGATGACCGGGTATCCGCACCTGCTCGAGCCGCTCGATCTCGGCCATGTCGTGCTGCCGAACCGGGTGATCATGGGGTCGATGCACACCGGCCTCGAGGACCGGCTGAGCGACCTGCCCAAGCTGACGGCGTACTTCGCCGAGCGCGCCCGCGGCGGCGTCGGCCTGATGGTGACGGGCGGCTACGCGCCCAACTGGCAGGGCTGGCTGACCCCGTTCGGCTCCAAGCTCACCAGCCACCGCCAGGCCCGTGCTCATCGCCAACTCACCGACGCGGTGCACGCGGAGGGCGGCCGAATCGCTCTGCAGATCCTGCACGCCGGCCGGTACGCGTACCACCCGTTCAGCGTCTCGGCCTCCGCGCTCAAGGCCCCGATCAACCCGTTCAAACCCCGCGCGCTCTCGGATCGCGGTGTCCTGCGGCAGGTCGAGGCGTACGTCGACTGCGCGGCGCTCGCCCGCGAGGCCGGGTACGACGGCGTCGAGATCATGGGCTCCGAGGGGTACTTCATCAACCAGTTCCTGTCCGAGCGGACGAACCGGCGGACCGACCGCTGGGGCGGCAGCCCGGAGAACCGCCGCCGGCTCGCGGTCGAGATCGTCCGCCGCACCCGCGAACGCGTCGGCGCCGACTTCCTGATCATCTACCGGTTGTCGATGGCCGATCTCGTAGAGGGCGGCCAGACCTGGGACGACGTGGTTGCGCTGGGCAAGAAGATCGAGGCCGCCGGGGCGTCGATCATCAACACCGGCATCGGCTGGCACGAGGCGCGGGTCCCGACGATCGTCACCTCGGTGCCGCGGGCAGCGTTCACTTCCGTCACCGCCGCGTTCAAGCCGCACGTGACGATCCCGGTGGTCACCTCGAACCGGATCAACCTGCCGCAGGTCGCCGAGGAGGTGCTCGCCCGTGGCGACGCCGACCTGGTCAGCATGGCGCGCCCGTTCCTGGCCGACCCGGACTGGGTGCTCAAGGCAACCACGGACCGCGCCGACGAGATCAACGTCTGCATCGCCTGCAACCAGGCGTGTCTGGACCATGTGTTCGCGAAAAAGAAGGCGAGCTGCATGGTCAACCCGCGGGCGGCGCGCGAGACGGAGCTGCGGCTGCTGCCGACCCGCCGTACCAAGGACGTCGCGGTCGTCGGCGCCGGACCGGCCGGGCTGGCCGCGGCGGTGACGGCGGCCGAGCGCGGGCATCGGGTTCAGCTGTTCGAGGCGGACGAGGAGATCGGCGGGCAGTTCGGGATCGCGCAACGGATCCCGGGCAAGGAGGAGTTCGCCGAGACGATCCGGTACTACCGCCGGCGGCTCGAGCTGACCGGCGTCAAGCTGCACCTCGGCCGCCGCGCCGGTGCCGACGACCTCGCCGGGTTCGACGAGATCGTGCTCGCGACCGGCGTCGTACCGCGGGTGCCGGCGATCCCCGGCATCGACCACCCGAAGGTGCTCTCGTACGTCGACGTGGTCCACGACCGGCGCCCGGTCGGGGACGCGGTCGCGGTGATCGGGGCCGGTGGGATCGGGGTCGACGTCAGCGAGTTCCTGACCACGCCCGTGGCGCCGGATCTTCAAGCGTGGAAGGCGGAATGGGGCGTCGGCGATCCGACGGAGCTGCCCGGCGCTCTCGCCGTACCGCGGCCGGAGCCGTCGCCGCGGAAGGTGTATCTGCTGCAGCGCAAGCCGGGGAAGATCGGCGCCGGACTCGGCAAGACGACCGGGTGGGTGCATCGGGCCGCGCTGAAGAACAAGCAGGTCGAGCAGCTGCGCGGCGTCAACTACGAACGCATCGACGACGAGGGCCTGCACATCTCCTTCGGCCCGAAGCACGAGAAGCCCCGCGTACTGTCGGTCGACACGATCGTGATCTGCGCCGGGCAGGAGCCGGTCCGCGAGCTGGCCGAGGCACTCGCCGGCCGCCCCGTCCATCTGGTCGGCGGGGCCGACGTCGCGGCCGAGTTGGACGCCAAGCGGGCTATCGAGCAGGCGACTCGGTTGGCGCTCACTCTGTAGCGCTGTACCGAAGGACGGGTCGTGGTCCCATACCCAGCCCGCAGTTGAGCGTGGCCGCTGGCGGCCGGTCGCGCCCTGGTGCCACCACTACCCGTTCTTAGGTACGCCCCTCACCCAGTGCACTAGTGCGCGCTGGACCCGCACCTTCTGACTAGTGCAGTGTACGGCGTACGCGCACTAGCTTGGAGGGTGAGAAATGAAGACTGTGCTGATTTCCGGTGGCGGGATCGCGGGGCCGGCGTTGGCGTTCTGGTTGCGGCGGTTCGGGTTCGCGCCGACGGTGGTGGAGATCGCGCCGGCGCCGCGGCCGGGTGGGCAGACGGTGGACCTGCGCGGGGTGTCGCGGGTGGTGGCCGACCGGATGGGGCTGCTGCCGGCAGTGATGGAGCGGCGGCTGCACGAACGCGGCCTGGAGTACGTGCGGGCCGACGGGCGGCGGTCCGCGGCGATGCCCGCCGAGCTGCTCGACGGCGCCGGGCCGGTCGCCGAGATCGAGATCCTGCGCGGTGACCTCGCCGCGATCCTGGCCGGGGCGACGACCGAGGTGGAGTACCTGTACGGCGACTCGGTCACGGCGCTCGACCAGGACGCGGCCGGTGTCGACGTGACGTTCGCGAGCGGGACCCGGCGGCGGTTCGACCTGGTGATCGGCGCGGACGGCGTGCACTCCCGGATCCGGCGGCTGGCGTTCGGGCCCGAGGAGGAGTTCGTACGGCACCTCGGCGGCTACACGTCGTACTTCACGATCGAGGCGCCGGAGGACCTGAACCACTGGATGAAGCTCTACACAGCCCCCGGCGGCCGCTGGGTCGGCCTCCGCCCGGATCGCGATCCGCGGTACGTGAAGGCGCTGCTGAGTTTCCGTTCGCCGCTGCTCAGCTACGACCGGCGCGATGTCGCGGCCCAGAAGCGGCTGGTGCGGTCGCGCTTCGAAGGCCTCGGCTGGCACACCGCCCACGTCCTGCGGGGCCTCGACACGGCCGACGACTTCTACTTCGACACGACCAGCCAGGTCGTCGTACCGCGGTGGGCGCGCGGCCGGGTCGCGCTCGTCGGCGACGCCGGGTACTGCGGTTCGCCGATGGCCGGCCACGGTACGGCGCTCTCCTTGGTAGGCGCGTACGTCCTGGCAGGCGAGTTGGCCGCCGCGGACGGCGATCACGAGCGTGCGTTCGCGGCGTACCAGGCCCGGATGCAGCCGTACGTCGAGCAGCGGATGGAGCTGCCGCCGGGCGGTATCAAGCTGGCGATGCCGATGTCCGCGTTCGGGATCGCGTACCGGGACCTCATGCTGCGGGTGATGACGTCGCGGCTGCTGTCCGGCGTACTCGCGAAGACCGCGGCGGCGAAGCCCGACGCCATCGAACTTCCGGAGTACTCAGTCCAGCGGGGAGACCCATTCCGGGTTGCGGCCGAGGAGGCCGAGTAGCTGGTCGAGGTCGGGGGCCGTGCCGGAGACCTTGACGCTGCGTTCGAACGCGTAGCCGGAGCCGCGGTTGGCGGCGGTGTCGGGGATCCGGCGGGCCAGCGCGAGCGCCATCTCGACCATGTCCGGCGGCGGGTCGTACGGGACGTCGATCGCGCGCGCCAGGTCCCAGGCGTGCACGACGCAGTCGAGCTGGTGGAAGGTCAGCGCGATTCGGCGCGGGAACGAGCCGAACTCGCGGACCTCCACCAGCCGGTCCAGCGCGCCGCCGTCGGCGAACGCGTCCGCGACCCGCACGTTCGAGCGCCGGTAGGCACCCGCCGGGTTGTCGCCGAGGCGGCCACTGTTCCACGTATGCACGGAAGCGGAGCCGTTCAGCGCGGCCGCGGCCAGGCCTTCGTTCTGGCTGACGAGATGCCGGAGGAGACCGCGCACGGTCCAGTCCGGGCACGGGGTGGGAAACCACAGCTGCTCGGGCCGCACCTGCATGACGACTTCGCCGAGGACTGCGCCGGCTCGTCGATCAAGGTCTCGGATATCCATCCGTGCTCCTCCCCACGCGCGGATCAGACCTCCGCGGCGGCCTTGGCGGCGGCTTTGGTGGCCTTCTTGAACGAGCGGACCTCGGCCAGCGAGGCGGCGTCGGTGACATCGGCGATCGAGCGGCGGGAGCCGCGGTCGCCGTAGTTGCCGGCGGCCTCGCGCCAGCCCTTCGGCGTCACGCCGCGCTGCTTGCCGAGCAGGGCCAGGAAGATCTTCGCCTTCTGCTCACCGAATCCCGGCAGCGCCTTGAGCCGCTTGAGGACCTCGGGGCCGTCGGGCTTCGGGCGGCCGGCGAGCCAGATGTTCGCGGCGTCGCCGTCGTACTTCTCGATGATCTCCTGCGCGAGCGCGTGCACCCGGCGGGCCATCGAACCGCCGTACCGGTGGATCGCCGGCGGCGTGACGCAGAGTTCGACGAACGTCTCCAGATCGGTCGCCGCGATCTTGTGCAGGTCGAAGCCGTCCATCCGGTTCGCGATCTTCAGCGGGCCGGAGAAGGCGTGCTCCATCGGGTACTGCTGGTCGAGCAGCATGCCGACCAGCAAGGCGAACGGGTCGTCGTTGAGCAGCTTGTCGGCGTCCGGGTTCCCGGTGAGTTGCAGTTCGCGCAGCATGCCGCCCATCTTGACACGCGTTCAGCGCGTCGGCACCCGGGTGCGCCAGAGCAGGTAGACGAAGTACGGGGCGCCGATCAGGGCGGTCAGCAGGCCGGCCGGGATCTGCGCGGGGGCCAGGACCGTGCGGCCGAGGCTGTCCGCGAGGCTGACCAGGATCGCGCCGAGCAGGGCCGCGACCGGGAGGATCCGCGCGTGCCGGCCGCCGATCAGGGCGCGCGCCGCGTGCGGGGCGACCAGACCGACGAACCCGACCACGCCGATCGCCGAGACCGCGGCGGCCGTCAGCAGCGCGGCCGCGAGCAGCGCGAGCAACCGGGTCCGCTCCAGCCGTACGCCGAGGATGCGCGGTACGTCGTCGTCGAGCGCGAGCAGATCCAGATCACGCCGCAGATGCGCGATCAGCGGGGTCAGTACGAACAGCGCGAGTGCGACCGGTGCGATCTGGGGGAGCGTCCGGCCGTAGGTGCTGCCGGACAGCCAGGTCATCGCGAGGCTGAGGTTCCACGGATCGGTGGCGACGATCAGCAGCGTGATGATCGCGGTCGCCGCCGACGAGACGCCGACCCCGATCAGCACGAGCCGATCGGAGCTCAGCCCGCCGCGCCAGGAGATCAGGTAGACCAGCCCGAACGTGATCACCGCGGCGACCGCGGCCACACCGGACAGCAGCCAGATGCTTGCTGACGGCAACAGGATGAGCGTGCCGATCGCGCCGACGCCCGCGCCGCCGGTGATGCCGAGGATGCCCGGCTCGGCCAGCGGGTTGCGGCAGACCGCCTGCACCGTCGTTCCGGCGATCGCGAGCGCGGCGCCGCACAGCAGCGCGGCCAGCACCCGCGGGAACCGCTGGTCGAGGACGTAGGTGATCGCCCGGCCGGAGTTGCCGTTGACCCAGTTCACGATGTCGCCGGTACGCAGGAAGGCGTCGCCGGTCAGCATCGCGCCGACCGCCGCGCCCGCGAGCAGTACGGCGAGCGCAATCGTGACCAGCCAGAACGTACGGCGACTACGGAGCCCGCTGCCGGCACCGGCCGGAGCGCGGCTCGGGCCGGAGTCACGGTGCCGGCGGGCCAGCCAGATCAGTACGACGGCGCCGACGACCATCGTCATGATGCCGGTCGGGATCTCGACGCCGGCCTGGCCGCCGAACGCTGCCCGCAGTACGACGTCCGACGCGAGTACGACGAGGACGCCGGTCAGGCCGGAGAGCGGGAGCAGGACCCGGTGCCGGAGCAGACCGGGGACCAGCGGGGCGAGCAGGCGCACCAGGACCGGCGCGACCAGGCCGACGAAACCGACCGGTCCCGCGACCGTCACGGCGGCTGCCGAGAGCAGCACCGTGGCGAGGGTGGCGAGCACCCGCGTACGGCGTACGTTCACGCCGAGGACCGACGCGGTGTCGTCGCCCAGCGTCAGGATGTCGAGCTTCGCGGCCAGCAGGAACGCGCCGACCAGGCCGAGGAGGACGACCGGGGCCATCTGGGTGACCGCGTCCAGATCGGTCTGGACGAGCGTCCCGGCGCCCCAGGCGAAGGTGCCGACCGTCTCCTCGCGGAACAGCAGCAGCATCAGCGTGGTCAGGCCGCCCAGCGCCATCGCCACCGCCGAACCGGCCAGGATCAGCCGGGTCGGCCCGGTGGAACCGCCCGCGGACAGCGCGAGCACCAGGCCCGCGGCCGCGAGCCCGCCGAGGAACGCGACGCCGCCGGCCGGCAGCACCGGCAGCGGCACCCCGAACGCAGCGACCACGACCACGGCCAGGTACGCGCCCGCGTTCACCCCCAGCGTGTCCGGTGACGCGAGCGAGTTGCGTGCCAACGACTGCAGGCCGGCGCCGGCCACCCCCAACGCGATCCCCACCAGCACACCGGCCAGCAGTCGTGGCAGCCGCGACGCGATCAGTACGTTCGCGGCGTTGTCGGTCCCCTGGCCGAAGACCAGCCGGATCAGGTCCCCGGCCCCTACCGAGGACGTTCCCTGGGTGAGATGCACCGCCGCCAGGACGACGATCAGCGCGGCCGCGGCGCCGAACAGCCCGGCTACCTGGATCCGCCGGACCGGCTGCCGGAGGGTCTCGGCCTCCGGCGCCGGGGCGGTCACCTGGGTCAAGAGGTGACTGCCTGGACGGCGGCGTCGACGAACTGCCCGGCCGACTTCGGGCCGCCGAACATCCAGATGCCGTCGGGCAGCCGGTGCACGTTGCCGGCCTTCACGAACGGCAGGTTCTTCCAGATCGCGTTCCCGGCCAGGTCGCCGCCGAACACGTCGCCGCCGTCGTTCTTGTTGGCGATGTACAGGAACTCGCCGTCCGGGAGCTTGGTCAGCCCCTCGAGGTCGGTCTGCGCCAGGCCGTAGTCCTTGTCGCCGGCGCCGGTCCAGCCGTTCTTCAGCCCGAGCTCGGTCGAGATCGCGCCGAGCATCGAGCCGTTCGTGAACATCCGGACTGTGATCGTGCTGCCCTGCTTCCAGCCGTCCGCCATCATGAAGCCGCTGCCCGCCTTGCCGGCGTCCGCGATCTTCTGCTTGCCCTCGGCAAGCTTCTTGTCGAAGTCCGCGGTCAGCTGCTTGGCCTGCTCGGTCTTGCCGACCGCCTGCGCGATCAGGTCGAGGTTGGTCTTCATCTGCCCGATCGGGTTCTTCGCGTCCGAGCCGCGGATCACCAGCACCGGCGCGGCCTTCTCGAGCTGCGCGATGTTGTTCGCCGCCTCGTCGGTGGTGGTGATCACCAGGTCGGGGTTCAGCGCCACGATCGCGTCGACGCTGGACTCGCCGCGGGTGCCGACGTCCTTCACCGAGGCGTCGAGCTTCTCGGCGGTGACCCAGTTCGTGTAGCCCTTGGTGTCGGCGA containing:
- a CDS encoding TrkA C-terminal domain-containing protein, encoding MNHHPTKTTLPGIGTRYDLVTEAGQHVSVVVHNDGRRFLGFHHPEDDDACQASVPLGQSEAAALAQLLVPERIDPVRGEIEIDLVTEHIPVTAKSPYSGRTLGDTQARSRTGASIVAVLRRTGATPSPTPDFRFATGDTLVVVGTREGVDAVAELIAGG
- a CDS encoding iron ABC transporter permease, which translates into the protein MTAPAPEAETLRQPVRRIQVAGLFGAAAALIVVLAAVHLTQGTSSVGAGDLIRLVFGQGTDNAANVLIASRLPRLLAGVLVGIALGVAGAGLQSLARNSLASPDTLGVNAGAYLAVVVVAAFGVPLPVLPAGGVAFLGGLAAAGLVLALSAGGSTGPTRLILAGSAVAMALGGLTTLMLLLFREETVGTFAWGAGTLVQTDLDAVTQMAPVVLLGLVGAFLLAAKLDILTLGDDTASVLGVNVRRTRVLATLATVLLSAAAVTVAGPVGFVGLVAPVLVRLLAPLVPGLLRHRVLLPLSGLTGVLVVLASDVVLRAAFGGQAGVEIPTGIMTMVVGAVVLIWLARRHRDSGPSRAPAGAGSGLRSRRTFWLVTIALAVLLAGAAVGAMLTGDAFLRTGDIVNWVNGNSGRAITYVLDQRFPRVLAALLCGAALAIAGTTVQAVCRNPLAEPGILGITGGAGVGAIGTLILLPSASIWLLSGVAAVAAVITFGLVYLISWRGGLSSDRLVLIGVGVSSAATAIITLLIVATDPWNLSLAMTWLSGSTYGRTLPQIAPVALALFVLTPLIAHLRRDLDLLALDDDVPRILGVRLERTRLLALLAAALLTAAAVSAIGVVGFVGLVAPHAARALIGGRHARILPVAALLGAILVSLADSLGRTVLAPAQIPAGLLTALIGAPYFVYLLWRTRVPTR
- a CDS encoding iron-siderophore ABC transporter substrate-binding protein, giving the protein MRRTALALVAAALFGLTACGTSEPTASDTPSNAAAQPVSVTDARNKKVDLKAPAAKVVALEWNAVESLVSLGVMPVGVADTKGYTNWVTAEKLDASVKDVGTRGESSVDAIVALNPDLVITTTDEAANNIAQLEKAAPVLVIRGSDAKNPIGQMKTNLDLIAQAVGKTEQAKQLTADFDKKLAEGKQKIADAGKAGSGFMMADGWKQGSTITVRMFTNGSMLGAISTELGLKNGWTGAGDKDYGLAQTDLEGLTKLPDGEFLYIANKNDGGDVFGGDLAGNAIWKNLPFVKAGNVHRLPDGIWMFGGPKSAGQFVDAAVQAVTS
- a CDS encoding TIGR03086 family metal-binding protein encodes the protein MDIRDLDRRAGAVLGEVVMQVRPEQLWFPTPCPDWTVRGLLRHLVSQNEGLAAAALNGSASVHTWNSGRLGDNPAGAYRRSNVRVADAFADGGALDRLVEVREFGSFPRRIALTFHQLDCVVHAWDLARAIDVPYDPPPDMVEMALALARRIPDTAANRGSGYAFERSVKVSGTAPDLDQLLGLLGRNPEWVSPLD
- a CDS encoding PadR family transcriptional regulator: MALEHAILVSLTERAGSGYELARRFDRSIGYFWPATHQQIYRVLRRMEEAGWVKHTAIAQDGRPDKKVYRVAAAGRAELSRWLAEPEDPAVLRDGLGVKLRGASLGDVDVVLKEVERHRAEHATRLEVYRGIQQRDFPKSGSLHGRDLHQYLVLRGGIRAEESFVAWCDEVIAALRKDHR
- a CDS encoding FAD-dependent monooxygenase, coding for MKTVLISGGGIAGPALAFWLRRFGFAPTVVEIAPAPRPGGQTVDLRGVSRVVADRMGLLPAVMERRLHERGLEYVRADGRRSAAMPAELLDGAGPVAEIEILRGDLAAILAGATTEVEYLYGDSVTALDQDAAGVDVTFASGTRRRFDLVIGADGVHSRIRRLAFGPEEEFVRHLGGYTSYFTIEAPEDLNHWMKLYTAPGGRWVGLRPDRDPRYVKALLSFRSPLLSYDRRDVAAQKRLVRSRFEGLGWHTAHVLRGLDTADDFYFDTTSQVVVPRWARGRVALVGDAGYCGSPMAGHGTALSLVGAYVLAGELAAADGDHERAFAAYQARMQPYVEQRMELPPGGIKLAMPMSAFGIAYRDLMLRVMTSRLLSGVLAKTAAAKPDAIELPEYSVQRGDPFRVAAEEAE
- a CDS encoding NADPH-dependent 2,4-dienoyl-CoA reductase; protein product: MTGYPHLLEPLDLGHVVLPNRVIMGSMHTGLEDRLSDLPKLTAYFAERARGGVGLMVTGGYAPNWQGWLTPFGSKLTSHRQARAHRQLTDAVHAEGGRIALQILHAGRYAYHPFSVSASALKAPINPFKPRALSDRGVLRQVEAYVDCAALAREAGYDGVEIMGSEGYFINQFLSERTNRRTDRWGGSPENRRRLAVEIVRRTRERVGADFLIIYRLSMADLVEGGQTWDDVVALGKKIEAAGASIINTGIGWHEARVPTIVTSVPRAAFTSVTAAFKPHVTIPVVTSNRINLPQVAEEVLARGDADLVSMARPFLADPDWVLKATTDRADEINVCIACNQACLDHVFAKKKASCMVNPRAARETELRLLPTRRTKDVAVVGAGPAGLAAAVTAAERGHRVQLFEADEEIGGQFGIAQRIPGKEEFAETIRYYRRRLELTGVKLHLGRRAGADDLAGFDEIVLATGVVPRVPAIPGIDHPKVLSYVDVVHDRRPVGDAVAVIGAGGIGVDVSEFLTTPVAPDLQAWKAEWGVGDPTELPGALAVPRPEPSPRKVYLLQRKPGKIGAGLGKTTGWVHRAALKNKQVEQLRGVNYERIDDEGLHISFGPKHEKPRVLSVDTIVICAGQEPVRELAEALAGRPVHLVGGADVAAELDAKRAIEQATRLALTL
- a CDS encoding HhH-GPD-type base excision DNA repair protein, giving the protein MLRELQLTGNPDADKLLNDDPFALLVGMLLDQQYPMEHAFSGPLKIANRMDGFDLHKIAATDLETFVELCVTPPAIHRYGGSMARRVHALAQEIIEKYDGDAANIWLAGRPKPDGPEVLKRLKALPGFGEQKAKIFLALLGKQRGVTPKGWREAAGNYGDRGSRRSIADVTDAASLAEVRSFKKATKAAAKAAAEV
- a CDS encoding cation:proton antiporter translates to MHEDITALLIELGAVILALGILGRIAGRLGFSPIPLYLLAGLAFGHGGILPLAASEEFVATGAEIGVILLLLLLGLEYTASDLVGTLKTQYVSGAVDFVLNALPGAAVALLLGWGPVAAVALAGVTWISSSGVIAKVVGDLGRLGNRETPVILGILVLEDLSMAVYLPILTALLAGVGLAGGSMTLLISLGTVSVVLFVALRYGRVISRAVSSDNPEMLLLVVLGLTLLVAGIAQQLQVSAAVGAFLVGIALSGEVAHGARNLLSPLRDLFAAVFFVFFGLSTDPRQIPPVLAVAFGLAVLTALTKVATGWYAARRAGISPAGRWRSGGTLVARGEFSIVIAGLAVGVEPNLGPLATAYVLILVILGPVAARYTEPLAHRLTRKPATPTGPPGDPTPATQPVPPVAAGTAETAEAAGAAGAAGRTSPDEPAGQPGTPAAAERLGDAANTPG